The genomic interval TAAAAGACATTTACACAATGTGATATGTTAGAAGAAGGTGTTaatcccttaaatggccaggacctgCCGGCAAATCCAAATTGGTATTACACACAGCTGTAATTTAAGTATAAGTCAGCCAGTTTGCCATCCATAGCCCATGCATTGTAGGTGCTGgtacattaagattaagattaacaGATTAAGATACACTTTTTAATACCACCAACGGTGAAATttcatctctgcatttaacccatccgtgaagtgaaacaccacatacacacactagtgagcaacacactagggggcagtgaccacacttgcccggagcggtgggcagccctatccacggcgccctgGGAGCaaatgggggttaggtgtcttgctcaaggacacctcagtcatggactgtcggtgctggggattcagccggcgaccttccggtcacagggccagttccgtaacctccagcccacgactgccctcaCATGAGCATCAGACATGTGAACCGTGTGGCTggagtccactcactgtccactccattagacacaCTTACTTTTTTGGTtaaccttgcagatgtaaagtcagagacgatagctcatctgttgctgcacggtttgtgttggtcatcctgtagtccttcatcagcggtcacaggacgctgttggctggatgtttttggtacCATCGCAACACACACTGTCATCGCCACCACCCTGTCCAtgtcactgcagcgctgagaaagATCctccatccaaatagtacctgctctgtagggGCTCtgcgggggtcctgaccattgaagaacaggttgaaagggggttaacaaagcatgcagaaaaacagatggactacagtctgtaattgtagaacttcAAAGTTCTCCTAGTCCAAAATTTTTGACTGGTACCGTCTGTATCTTTTGTTACCAGAAATGTATTCATATTCATGTCATATTCAGTTtagaaataataatactattatatgaataattattcattaataataatattaataataagacAGTAATAATAGGTTTGTTATTCCACAGTGAAATATTGTTTTGCACAGTGAAAACATGGTTTGTCAAatgataatatttatttatatggctcctttaaaataaataatacacattCTAAACATcatcaaaatgtttgtttacactGTTACAGTGACAAAGACGAATCCTGCACATGACCAGGCCCACATTTGTGCATCCCAGTAGGGGACGACGCAGACATTTCAAAATGAGTGGAATGTTTCCAGACAACATTCAGATAAGATTACAGTGTCACGCTCTGACCTGACATCATTTCTGCAATAGTTGTACACAGAATAAAGACTGATCTCAACAACCTGcccgcactctctctctctctctctctctctctctctctctctccttcttacacacacaaacttgaAGGGGTCCTATTGCTGAAATAACTAGGACGATATGTCAAATCAGTAAATGCTTTATACACAGCATGATTTGATGAAGCATGCTGACATTTCATGAGTCATATGTCACCACCAGAATTTTATTTAACTTCCCACTCTCCCTCTGTTTTGTCAGTCTTTCCCGCTGTTTTGTCCTTTATTATAATCCAGGATTTATTGATACTGGTTAATGCCAGCTATGTGACTCAATTTTGTATATACTGCAGTTTGAGAATGTAAGTGCTGTTCAGTAAGGCCTAAAATATTATTTGAATTAAAACACTCACTTCATTAAAATTTCTTATTAAAAAAGCAACCCTTGGTTCATCTACAatcataatagtaataatgaaaCAGGTCATGGCAGCATCATTGTCTAGAGAACCATCATCATATCATTCAATGCAGAGATACTTTTACTCCAGTAGATGGCGCAACAATTCACCACTCATACTGAATCCAGTCACTGTGATGCTACTGTCATGGAGTATGTACATGGAGTGACTTcacatttgtttaaaaacaaaaaagttgaaaTTCAGAAAGTCCCAGCTTTAGGGGAGGATGTGTATTCAGATCCGTGGGGATACCTCCAGTAGCCTGCACTTCAGTCCTTGTGATTATGGCCACAATGATTAATGTGTTGTGAATTAATCCATAATAACATATGTAGACAATTAACTACATACAGATCAGAGTGCAGGTCCCCCCAGGCTGCAGAGCTTGAGTACTTTGGGTCACGCTTATCATTTTTTGACTGAACCCCTACGCTGAGGTCAGAGGAAACGATGTTGCTGGGTGAGCAAGAGCACTTGTttacaaatgtgaaaatgagCAGTTATGAGTCCACAGCATTTAGGGATCTGGAATAAACACAGCATGGGTTTGGTATTGCCATaactaaaaacaaaatcaaagagTACTAAGTATTTACTGTGGTGGTAATTTTCATACCAGACAAATAGCCCTTAAACTCTACTTAGTTTTCATATACAATATGTAAGATGCTGGAACTGAAAGGAAGACTTAGGCACATGTTCTGTCCCCAGCCGTCACCCATTACTGTAATCAAttcaaaaaaatactttttcttCAGTAACTCAATGTGAGGTCTGAAGACCATGTTTTTGTTGGCAAGCAGAAAATTCTGTCAATCAATTATTGAAGCTTTTGCTAACTATATTCTAGTATGCTGTGTCTATTTGAGGCTTGAAAGCGGGGAaaccaatgttttttttggcaGTCAGTCCACTGCAGTAGTGGTGCGGGTACAACAGCCTGGAGGACGCAGAGCAGACATTAAGCCCCTCCTTCTCTGCTGGCTCTTCCCCATGCCATTCTGGGACATATTTGTGTCCTGCCGTGCAAGCTTTGCTGCCTTTACTGCAGTCTCCTTAATCTGCAGCTCCAGGTGCTTCTGAATGGCCAGGCCTAGCTCCTCAGGGTCCACTGAAGCTCCGTAAACCTCCCATGTCATTCCTTCTGCGTCCCACTTTACCTCCTTCACTGGAGATTTCTGAGATGCAGCTGACTTGTCTGTATCGCTTTTCTCATCAACCAGGCAAACTTCTGGGAACACGTGTTGAGGTGGTCTTTCTGAATCCGTCTGAACCCCCACCTGAACCCCAACGTCCCTCAGCTCTTTGCTGGAGGTCATGGTCCCTGCATCTCTGGTGCTTCGGCCTTCATCCCCAGGTTGCTGCTGCTGACTCCCAGCCTGGCGTAAAGGACCTGGCCAGTTGCAGTCCAGATTGCAGCAGCGGAGCAGTCTCTTGGCATCCAGCCCTGTCTCACTGACTGAGGAAATGAGCGGCGGGAGGGCCAACAGAGCCGGACCACCCATCTGTCCCCTGCAGTCCCCTTCCAGGCCAGTTAGCCGTGGCAACAGCTGGGCAGGAGCTGGGATGGGCTGGGGATGACAGTAAGCGGCGAAAGTGTCCTCAAGAGTTCCATGATTGTATGAACCGCAGCAGACAGCTTCTTCAAACCGGGCATGTTTTGTGTCCATGCCAAGATCTCCTGATAATGGAGGAGGGCCAGAATTGCAGATATGAACCCAGCAATTTTGCTGGGTCGAGCAGCCTGAGCCACAGCTGCCTGCTCTGCAGAAGGTGGTGGTAGTGCTGTTCTGCTGCAGTTGCATGGCCTGCTTGCAAATGAAAGACTGGATAGGAGCTTCTTGATTTTTACCTAGACAATTAGTACCACTAGTTTCACAGTGAAGAGGAGGTGCATGGCCTTCTTTCTGTATTTGCAGGCTATCCGAGTGGCTCCTCTGAACAGACAGCTTGGCTGGGGCCAGACTCTGCTCTCTCAAGTCTTTGTGTGAGGAACAAGTGTTCTCCTTGGAGGCCAGTGGCACCTGCTCATTCCGATGGATCATGCCATCTCCCAGCTGTAGTTCTACCCCCTCAGATATGTGAACTTCTGCAATACTGTGAGGACGTGTCACATTGCGAATAGCTAAGCGGTTAACTGAACGGTGTGTAACAGGAActcttgcttttgtttttatatggCTTTCTATATCTTCCAGCACTTTTTCTGAGCACGGTTCCTCCCTGGAGCTTTTGCAGAGCTCCTCTGGCTGGACTTGGCCCTTCACTAGTTCAGTGGAGGTCTTTGAGAGTGGTAGAATGCTGTCGTTTGTGATGGTCAGGTTGGATGGGACGGTGCCCTCTGATGCAACTGGTTTGGACACAGGACACCCACTCTCCGCCATCGATAACTAAAAGAAGACAGAATAGAAGGATCAGTTGTCGTTTTTTCTTAACTGCAGTGGTCCTGAATACACTACATTTTAGTTATTGTCCTCTTCCTGAGGGTTTATTCAAGATATAACTAGGAACTTGTTCATCCATACTATATGCAAACTACAAGTGCAATTCAAGAAGACAGGGCAGTACAACACTAATATACAATACACAACAGTGCAAAATAAGCTTAAAGCttcacaataaatacaatataataaacaGGACAACATTATTCAGATAGTAAAATGTATAAGAATATGGACTGtgggtatctaggtagatatgTAGATATGACAGTTAGCTAATTGATTAGCTCATTAGTTGGATGAGGTGTGTTAGAGCaagaaaaacatgcagaatATGCAGAGCAGGGAGACACCAGGGCCAAGGATTATTACATGTCAGAGGTTTACCTAAATGATCTATATTTTCAACATTAAGCTGGCCTTACAATAATATCAAACTTTAGACAAacttattacataataataagaATCTCATTTGTCCCAGTACAAAGAATCCAAGACAAATTGCAGCCGACGTGTTTTCCCTTAAGTAAATTATCATATAATCAAGATTCATCCTTTAGGCCAAAATGAAAGCAGCTGTTTCATATGCCTTCTAATTTACCCACCGGTGCAATTACAATAACATGTAATTGTACCTGTTGGTAACTTATTGTAAGGATTCCCTGCAGAAAAAAGGCTGAACATGCATTGATTGGATTTACTGAACAGTTTCCATTCCACAGTATCTGTGGATTTCCCGCCAAATATCTTAACAGGCAGACGGGTTTGGTGCACAAAGTGTAAGCAGTCTCCAAATAGTGGACCAAGATTAGAGAAATACGATTAGCTCTGGATTAGCTTCTGTTGATCCATCAGATTACAAAAGAAATTCAAGattatttgcatgttttaaGAAAGTAAGAGGAGAGGACAGATATACACACTGGTAGACGCTATGGGACTAGAATGTGTTATTATGCAATAAGATCTcaaaaatatagaatatatcactgttgtcgtaACAAATCCTCATGTATCCAAAATGTTAAcgttataggagaaggaaaaacattcataattttGAAGATAATGgtactagattttttttttccaagcacTTTTGGAGTATTTCTGTTgttccgttcatcatgaaattttggcaCATTGTAAAGGtcagctggtattttcaaattctgtaaaaaaaacaaaacaaacagcaacagTGATATGAgttttttgttccgacagcaacgaatGCTTAAGCCTGCTGCCTATGAAAGGGTATGGATTCATGGCAATGAAGCATTTTTGGCATTTGCTGGGTTCATCAGGGTTTACCAGCTTATCCCAGTCTCTGGTTAGTCCCGATGTGCAAACCACTGTTACTGATGTGTTAAAGGAGGAGTCACAGCATAATCTGCATGAAATTGAAAGACAGTCCAAGAAGTTAAAAATGTTGCATCAGCGGTAAAGAATTgcttaattaatatatatatatatatattagaaaaTGCggtaaaaatactttttagaaAATATATACAGCGAAAAAGATCAAGATGGATGGATCACATCATGTTTTGCACATTTGTCAATAAAGACAAAAGATTCAAACTATTCTTACACAGCACTAAGGACTACAGTCTAAGGAAACAGTCCTCAAATTTGTTTAGTTTTACACATTGAacacaaaactaaataaaaccatCCCATCAACACACAAATAAGACACTCTTGTGCTGCTCTTTTTCCTAAAAGGCTTCTTTCCCATTACGAACCAGAAAAGCCACAAATAACATTTGTAAGCACCTGAGAATCTGCCTGTGTCCAGTGTCACATTCTCTGTGATTAGCGTTTATATTTGTTTAGAGGCATTTTTTTAGCATCAGCATTCCTAAACTGCTAAATATAGAGATATCAGATACCACTGCTCTTTCACATGCTGCTTAGTTAGCGGTGAGGAGATCCATTAACCGCCCGCATTGCCCCAGGTGCTATTGTAATTCAATGAGAATCAACTGACTTAGTGGCCAGGCTGTTTTTGAGGTCAATGAACTTCAATTTAGACAATTTACACAAGCCTGCAAACCTTCTGGTCTTCAGCTCTGCCTGCTTGGGCTGGACATGTAAAACCTCATTTGCACCACATTATAAATGATAAACTTAATAGTACTGTCTTATTATTAAGTGCCCAGCAAACAAAACCTCACAGTATAGAAATTTGTATTAGTGAAAGCAAATGGTGAAGTGAATCTGAAGTTATGGATGCATCCAGGAACGTAAATAGAGtggtttgtatttttttaaaggtgCTCGGCGACTGCGTTAAATACATTTCTGCATAGAGAGTGAGAGCACAGGTACTGCCTGTTAAACACACTTATTCAGGGCCCGCACATATTATTCTTTCATAAGGGCTAAAAATACCCGAGAAGGGAAGGTCCCTTCCATGTgcatcacacacaaacaaacattcagAGGTGCCAGACAGTCAGCTGTCTTCCAATTACCTCTTTTACCCGATGAGCTGTATTATGAACCCTGTAGGACTTCACTAATCTAGGCGACCAGCTGTAATACTAGTTAGTGTATTATGtattacagtgactgtttattaGAAATCATCCTTACCCTGTGCTGAAAGAATCAGATGAAAGgcttgttttctgctttttcttgatccttctctctgtctctctctctgcagcctttccctgccccctctctctttcctttcttcctctctttaaTGTCGGCTTGCAGTCATCCCAGCGTCGTTGCATGCAGGACCTTGAAAGGGGACAGGCGAGCAGGCAGTGGTGTCTCCTTCCACATACACATCCACAGgtgaacccccccccctcccctcctcccCCCTTCTTTTCTCACTCAGTCCATCAAACCCCACCCTTTATGGCCCATAGTCTCCTCCCCCAGCGCTCCTCTAACGCTTCTTCTCCAGCAGCAGaaaggatggatggagggagcCTCGGGATAATCTCTTCTTTCATCTGATTACAAACGCTCCTCGCTCGCGCATCTTCAAATCCCCAGCCCGGAGGGAGTTTAAgagagtgggtgtgtgtgtgtgtgtgtgtgtgtgtttgtgtgtgtgtgtgtgtgtgtgtgagcgtgggggggtgggggtgtagGGAGGGGTGTTTATGTATAGCAGGGTGAAGAAGGTGAATAGGGCTGAACAGAGAGATGATGAAAAGACATGGTGATGATGGATACAGTTACCCTTCTAGCATCACTGCGCTTCCTTCAccctgagaaagaaaacaaaatgaaagagagaaattcaGGTAGTTTTCCATACTGAACTTGCTTGTAATACGCCTGAGTCAAACCAGCCCAAACACCTCAGTTGTGAGAGTACACACACACCGCAGGACTCTCTCACACCTATTTCCTCTCACAACGTCTAACAGCCTGCGCTCTCTCCCACCATCACTCTTCCCCTGTTGCTATGGCAACATCATTGCTCAATGGGACCAGGATGAATTCTgtttatgtatttctttttttccccctctctttcttttttttggcctCACTGAGAGACAGCAGTGAGGAAGCACACATTAGCACTGGCTCACGGTCAGCAGGTAATGACAGAAAATCTCATTTGTGTGTCAGTGACAGGGGGGTTTCTGGGGGAAAAGCTCATATATTAAATGCTGTGAATTTGCTGACATGCCTTCTTCGCTCCTTCTTGGTATGAAGCGATGGACAGGACCACTGTCCACAGCATTTGTTTAGAAACATATTTAACCAcattctcaaaaataaaggtaccgAGAGGGGGGATTTTTTCCAGAGCAAGGCCATGCAAGAAGCACTGAGTGGTTCAGATGAGctgtttaaagaaccatccactgaacgGGTCCTGAAGGGTTCTGTGAAAGCgattcttctatggcatcagtCGAAAGACGTTTTTCTGGCACCTTTGTTTCTAAGAGTGTAAAGGATTCGGTCAGGGTTCagtacaaaagaaaaatgaatagtCTAATGCTGAGTTATTCACATGAATTCACATGCTTTTACCAAGTTTTTGTGTGATaagttattttcatttgttcttttcGAGATCTTAAGATATGTGTGTTATCGCAACATGACAAATGTTGTTTTCCGATATCTTGAGATATTAAGGCCATTATAATGACATAGCGAATGTTATCTCGAATAAACAATGCTTATAATTtcatattaattaaataaataactcaACAACAGTTATTTTACCatgaaaacaacataaatatcACAAGATCTTGAGAAAActaatgaaaaatgtgaatatAAAAGCAAGAAAGTGCTCACTGAGCAGCACTATCTTCCATTGTTATTTCCTATCTTGGATGAACAGTAGTGAAAAATTTCAGCGAAAcacagatgcttcactactaaGTCCCAGAACCTGCAATGCACCACAAAGCCTAACTGTCCTATAACACAGACGCTGCAGGGTGAATTATAGACGTTGTCATCTGTTGGGGATTGAGAATCAGAATGTCTGTGAGTTATGTCCATAATCCATTTGTATAATGCTGGAACGACAGAGCTTGACAGAAAGGTTATAAGAAGACAAAACAGTGTTATGTAATCTCATTAGACTGTCCACATACAGTCAGGCCACCATCTTACTTAGCACTCTTTCACTCTTAAGCACTTCTGTgtcctttaattcagtgttttctgtcAATCAGGCCTTACATGAATCAGTCATATTGTTTTTTAGATTAGCAAAACTAATATTTCAAGCACCcacaacacagcactgcactgtaaacaatttcactgtaaaataacagtgaattacTGGCTACTAGCTGCTTTACTTTCACAGTAATTTATATCATATTAACAATAAATAGCATCTACTTTATACTGGTAACGCACCATAATCTGAACCACTAGATTACAGAATAAtagctttttttctgttacaCAGTAACAAAGTGTAATTAAATGACAGTAGttctcctgtatttttacataacatttgtaaaagtaatgcaactcagtaatttattgtaaatttaaaaagtgaCTTTTAATCTTACTTAACAATATTAATGaacactgtaaaagaaaaacaCGAATATCTAAGTTTTTTATgcaatttttagttttctacataatttgagctcagcagctgccctttacattgcgtgaaaatgccatgatgaatggaccaatagaaatgtttcaaaacGGCCTGGAATAACATCATGTTACATTAGCTTACACTTTAAATTAGCaatgtttttgcttctcctgtacagTGGTGATATTTATTCACCATTAATAtctcaaaaatacatttttacacattttacagaCATTTGAACTTTGCTtataatttgtgtttatttttattgtaaatttattttattgtacttattttaatttgcattgtaAAACATCACCAAATATGTATGTCTGTGAATAATCAATAAACAACATATTTGTCAACACCTCAGTGTtccagcattaaaaaaaagcataaaatttaAGTCTTTGAAAACTGAATCATCAgaataaaaacacttaaaatgtttttgttaaaatgtttacacCTTTTTAACTGTCATATCCCATAATACTGTATGGTATAGTTCAACACCACCCTTAGTAATTTGCTGTGTTATCACAGAAAACATCTTAAGATGAGTTTAttgtttagtttattattttaatttactgCATAAATTACTGTTATAATTGCAGAAATTgccatatatttatatgtgtgtgtgttttctagGTATATTTGAAACCCTTTCAGCAGAGCAGCTGTGAAAACAGCACATCATTTtgctgtaaaaaagaaaaaaaacacagttggGCTTTTTAATTAGGGTGTGTATACAGTGCCATACTTGTGTTTGCCAGTTTAGAAGATGTACAGTATGGAATAGTTGTTGGAGTTGATGCATGGAGGATTAAGATCAGGAGTCTTTCTGGAACAGCCTCAACATCTGGAGAGGAGTTAGACCAGATGTGCGTGGattaaataacagaaaacagatAAATACATGTAGGATTCTCTAACCAACAGACTTTTGTCTTCGGAAGAGAAACACTGTTTAATACcaatggattttaaaaagcagaaagatGCTGCTTGTCCCAAATACACTATCTGCAAATAATCAGAACAGAAGGAATAAGTACAGTATACTGTACTATATTAAAACTATGAGCAATATGAGCAGAGCACAAATCTATTACAATATATTCTGTTTACAGTTTGCATGTATATAATGCATCAATAAAACATTGCAGTAGACCCCATCACTATGCAGGAGGCCAGAAACAAAATGTCCTATGTGACCTCATTTCGAGAAGCAAAAAAATCTTCCAGCTTCCCATTATGGAAAATCCTGCTGGCTCAGTGGTGAAGATGAACAACTTCATCCAGAGCAGATGCAAGCTTGCACTTTAGCATACTTACACACAGCCAGTTACATCATATATTTACATCTACAGTCAAGAATCTGTGAAGggatttataaatgtaattcTTATGTAAATAACACCCTTTTAGATGTTTCCAAATACATTCCAAATCTTATCCTGCTGTGAACTGAAAGAGAAAACCTGCATGGTACGGTGTAGCATCAtatgcatgcacacagacaTCCATAATGGTTTGCTTAACATTTTTAAGAGTAAATGTGCATAagtgaaaactgaaaatatgcaAACATCCAGCAGTTAAATATGTGAACTACCACAACACTGGAACCATTTGTTTACTCTTTAGATCTGTCTCCCACTCCCGTCCAACACCACCAAATCAACACAAAGCACAGCTAGATGGAATGAATGCTGACTAACGGAGTTCATTTAGATTTTGCTAGCATGACTAGACTAAGATGGTGATGAAAGTTATATAAGGTTGAATTTTGTGCTTTACACAAACAGCTCAGTAACCAAAAAACAATATGCTGAAACGAATTGCTCCCATGCCCTGAGAACACTCTATGgcacagatttctttaaaacgCTGATGACTTGTTCTGAATTTTCACAGGAGGTTGTGGCTAGGAAGTCTGGTAATGCTCCAGAAGCACACACTACTTGGCCCTTTTTAATCACCATAAAAATCTGTGCTAAAATGTGCCTTGCGTTAGGTTGTTCACCTCACTGCCCTACTCTCCAACTTCTTCTTTGTAGAGCACCCGAGTTTACATGTCTCTAGTGTCTACAAACACTTGGCATTTGattcatatttaatttattcattatattatattcattatgtattgcatttacattcagattcctttattgatcccagggggaaattgcagttgttacagttgcagccatttatgcaaaaataaacactttactaataatttaagacaatatagagacatttacagtatgtacaccagatttaaatacttatgaatatagtaaggtggcggtgattgtgatagtaatatgaaacatcaggaataaagcagttacaattatttaaatgatttaaattagTTAGTGTCcttctgagttattgcacacacaattgttattattgcacatatgaacagtttcgtattgagttttgtgaatcacacactgagggaggagttatagagtttgatggccacaggtaagaatgacctcctgtggcgctctctggtgcattttggtagagtgagtcttgagctgaatgagctctcgTGTCTCATCATATCATACATATCTGTCCAGGAGGAAAGTTTCCAGTTCTGCATCCAACTTTATCCGTTTTACATGTATTAATTCCACCTGTGAAAATCGATCTTGATTCTTGTTTTAGCGCGTATCTTTTTCTGCAGTACAGAATGTTTTTCCCCCCGCAGCACTAGAACTTGCCAGTGCTGTTTGCTTAGTGGATACTACCATGTTTTCTTAGTCAGCAGAAAGAGATGCAGGAGTAACCTGACTCAAGGGAGGGTCTTATAAAATGACTGACAGGAGGTGTAAACACAGACAAGCCCTCTGCTGTGTAGTGCAGTTTTACAAATGGGCTTTTTCAGGGACACAATACATTTGTGCTGATGCCATTGTTAAAACAATATGGTTTATCATGTTCTGCACTCACCTCAGTTTAAAATTCATTGCGCTAGAGTAAACATTATAGAGTTTGTTTTATATTCAGTTTTCCCACTAGCTGGGACTCTATCGCACAGTCCCTCCAGGCATTTTCCTCACATTGGACTTCCAGATCTGGACAGCTGTGGGATCGCTGGGGTTCAAACTCACAATCTCATGATGTTGGGGTGAATTCTTGCATCACGTGATAGTACATTACTTTTCCcgtttaaaacaacaaatatttattAATGAGTTACCTTAGTATTTCCTAAGAATTCTTAGAACTACCTTAATTGAGCTTTC from Pygocentrus nattereri isolate fPygNat1 chromosome 5, fPygNat1.pri, whole genome shotgun sequence carries:
- the si:dkey-191g9.7 gene encoding G protein-regulated inducer of neurite outgrowth 2, whose protein sequence is MAESGCPVSKPVASEGTVPSNLTITNDSILPLSKTSTELVKGQVQPEELCKSSREEPCSEKVLEDIESHIKTKARVPVTHRSVNRLAIRNVTRPHSIAEVHISEGVELQLGDGMIHRNEQVPLASKENTCSSHKDLREQSLAPAKLSVQRSHSDSLQIQKEGHAPPLHCETSGTNCLGKNQEAPIQSFICKQAMQLQQNSTTTTFCRAGSCGSGCSTQQNCWVHICNSGPPPLSGDLGMDTKHARFEEAVCCGSYNHGTLEDTFAAYCHPQPIPAPAQLLPRLTGLEGDCRGQMGGPALLALPPLISSVSETGLDAKRLLRCCNLDCNWPGPLRQAGSQQQQPGDEGRSTRDAGTMTSSKELRDVGVQVGVQTDSERPPQHVFPEVCLVDEKSDTDKSAASQKSPVKEVKWDAEGMTWEVYGASVDPEELGLAIQKHLELQIKETAVKAAKLARQDTNMSQNGMGKSQQRRRGLMSALRPPGCCTRTTTAVD